A portion of the Calliphora vicina chromosome 5, idCalVici1.1, whole genome shotgun sequence genome contains these proteins:
- the ValRS gene encoding valine--tRNA ligase, giving the protein MPEEQQPAVNGEAPVAGEPPKTAKQLEKEAKKAEKLAKLQAKLDKKATAAPAATEKKEKPEKKAKEVKEAAVYTANTAPGEMKDLSGSLPDAYSPGYVEAQWYSWWEKQGFFKPEYGRSSISDPNPNGNFVMVIPPPNVTGSLHLGHALTNAIEDCITRYNRMKGKTTLWVPGCDHAGIATQVVVEKLLWRDEKLTRHDLGREKFIERIWDWRREKGGRIYDQLRRLGSSYDWSRVAFTMDPKLCKAVTEAFVRLHEDGSIYRSSRLVNWSCALRSAISDIEVDKIDIPGRTFFSIPGYDEKVEFGVLVKFAYKVEDSDEEIIVATTRIETMLGDTAVAVHPNDERYKHLQGKFVKHPFCDRRLPIVCDEFVDMNFGTGAVKITPAHDPNDYDVGKRCNLPFITIFNDDGYIIGDYGEFTGMKRFTCRKQILVKLQELGLYRETVNNPMVVPFCSRSKDVVEPMIKPQWYVKCSEMAEKATEAVRSGELKIIPEHHTKTWYHWMDGIRDWCVSRQLWWGHRIPAYHVTFTDPSIQSGSSDDEAYWIVARTAEEALTKAAERFNVDASKIKLNQDEDVLDTWFSSGLFPFSVFGWPDNTADMEAFYPTTLLETGHDILFFWVARMVFFGQKLLGKLPFKEVYLHPMVRDAHGRKMSKSLGNVIDPMDVIHGITLEGLHAQLVNSNLDPREIEKAKAGQKQDYPNGIPECGSDALRFALCAYITQARDINLDINRVLGYRFFCNKLWNATKFALMYFGGDEKYSSDLQLSGSENNMDVWILSRLAAAIEICNNGFEQYDFAAATSACYSFWLYDLCDVYLECLKPIFQNGTDDQKASARKALFACLDLGLKLLSPFMPFISEELYQRLPRADTTPSICVAAYPANTTWRNEQVEKDVDFMQKTARIIRSARSDYNLPNKTKTEAYIVCTDSQPNDILKKYASDLSTISYCSKIEFDNTPPAGCAILTVSGQCEVHLLLKGLIEADKEIAKLQKKQVQLEQTVGKLKQAMEASDYATKVPAEVQTANTEKLQQSESEIQRITQAMETLKLM; this is encoded by the exons ATGCCTGAAGAACAACAGCCTGCTGTAAATGGCGAAGCCCCTGTTGCTGGTGAACCACCAAAAACGGCCAAACAATTGGAAAAGGAAGctaaaaaagcagaaaaattaGCTAAACTTCAAGCAAAATTGGATAAGAAAGCAACTGCTGCTCCAGCGGCCACAGAAAAGAAGGAAAAGCCTGAG aaaaaggcCAAAGAAGTGAAGGAGGCTGCGGTATACACTGCCAACACTGCTCCCGGTGAAATGAAAGATCTCTCTGGCTCATTGCCTGATGCTTATAGCCCCGGCTATGTTGAGGCTCAGTGGTATAGTTGGTGGGAAAAACAAGGATTTTTCAAACCAGAATATGGA CGCTCCAGCATTTCCGATCCAAATCCTAATGGAAATTTCGTCATGGTCATTCCACCACCAAATGTTACCGGTTCTCTGCATTTGGGTCATGCTCTCACCAATGCCATTGAAGATTGCATCACTCGTTACAACCGCATGAAGGGCAAAACCACACTTTGGGTGCCTGGCTGTGATCATGCTGGTATTGCCACACAAGTAGTGGTAGAAAAATTGTTATGGCGTGATGAGAAACTCACACGTCACGATTTGGGACGTGAAAAATTCATTGAAAGAATTTGGGATTGGCGTCGCGAGAAGGGTGGTCGCATTTATGATCAATTAAGACGTTTGGGTTCTTCCTACGATTGGAGCCGTGTGGCCTTTACGATGGATCCTAAGCTATGCAAAGCTGTTACAGAGGCTTTTGTACGTCTTCATGAAGATGGCAGCATTTATCGCAGCTCTCGTTTGGTTAACTGGTCTTGTGCTTTACGCTCAGCTATCTCCGATATTGAAGTAGATAAAATTGATATTCCTGGCCGCACCTTTTTCTCCATACCCGGCTACGATGAAAAGGTGGAATTTGGTGTCCTCGTGAAATTTGCCTACAAAGTTGAGGACTCTGATGAAGAGATTATTGTGGCCACTACACGTATTGAAACCATGTTGGGTGATACTGCCGTGGCTGTTCATCCCAATGATGAACGCTACAAACATTTGCAAGGCAAATTTGTGAAGCATCCATTCTGCGACAGACGTTTGCCCATTGTTTGTGATGAATTTGTTGATATGAATTTCGGTACAGGCGCTGTTAAAATTACTCCAGCCCATGATCCTAACGATTATGATGTAGGTAAACGTTGCAATTTACCCTTCATCACCATCTTTAATGATGATGGTTATATTATTGGTGATTACGGCGAGTTTACAGGCATGAAGAGATTCACTTGCCGCaaacaaattcttgttaaaTTGCAAGAATTGGGTCTGTACAGGGAAACTGTTAACAATCCCATGGTGGTGCCATTCTGTTCACGTTCTAAGGATGTGGTAGAGCCCATGATTAAACCACAATG GTATGTGAAATGCTCTGAAATGGCTGAAAAGGCCACTGAAGCTGTACGTTCCGGTGAACTCAAAATTATACCCGAACATCACACTAAGACTTGGTACCACTGGATGGATGGCATTCGTGATTGGTGTGTGTCGCGTCAATTGTGGTGGGGTCATCGTATTCCTGCTTATCATGTTACATTCACTGATCCCTCCATACAATCTGGTTCG TCTGACGATGAAGCCTATTGGATTGTTGCTCGTACTGCCGAAGAAGCTTTAACTAAAGCTGCCGAAAGATTCAATGTGGATGCTAGCAAAATTAAACTAAACCAAGATGAAGATGTCTTAGATACTTGGTTCAGTTCTGGCCTCTTCCCCTTCTCAGTATTTGGCTGGCCCGATAATACTGCCGATATGGAAGCCTTCTATCCCACAACCCTTTTGGAAACCGGTCATGATATTCTATTCTTCTGGGTGGCCCGTATGGTCTTCTTTGGCCAAAAGTTGCTAGGAAAATTGCCCTTCAAAGAGGTTTATCTGCATCCCATGGTGCGTGATGCTCACGGTCGTAAAATGTCCAAATCATTGGGTAATGTCATTGATCCCATGGATGTTATACACGGCATAACATTGGAGGGTCTGCACGCCCAATTGGTTAACTCTAATTTGGATCCTCGTGAAATTGAAAAGGCCAAGGCAGGCCAGAAACAAGACTATCCCAATGGTATACCAGAATGTGGTTCAGATGCTTTACGTTTTGCCTTGTGTGCCTACATTACTCAAGCACGTGATATTAACTTGGATATTAATCGTGTATTGGGTTATCGTTTCTTCTGTAACAAATTGTGGAATGCCACTAAATTTGCCCTCATGTACTTTGGCGGTGATGAAAAATACTCATCTGATTTGCAACTGAGTGGCAGTGAAAACAACATGGATGTTTGGATTCTCTCGCGCTTGGCTGCTGCCATTGAGATTTGTAATAATGGGTTTGAACAATACGATTTTGCGGCGGCCACCAGTGCCTGCTATAGTTTTTGGTTATACGATTTGTGCGATGTGTATTTGGAGTGCTTGAAACCCATCTTCCAAAATGGTACTGACGACCAAAAGGCCTCTGCACGTAAAGCTTTGTTTGCTTGCTTAGATTTGGGTTTGAAATTGCTGTCACCATTTATGCCTTTCATTTCGGAAGAATTGTATCAACGTTTGCCCAGAGCTGATACCACACCCAGTATATGTGTGGCTGCTTATCCAG CGAATACCACTTGGCGCAACGAACAAGTTGAAAAGGATGTTGATTTCATGCAAAAGACTGCTCGTATCATACGTTCAGCTCGTTCTGATTACAACTTGCCCAACAAAACCAAAACTGAAGCCTATATTGTCTGCACCGACTCTCAACCTAATGATATTCTGAAGAAATATGCCAGCGATTTGTCTACCATTTCTTACTGTTCCAAAATTGAATTCGATAACACACCACCGGCTGGTTGTGCTATTCTTACCGTTTCGGGTCAATGTGAAGTTCATTTGCTGCTCAAGGGTCTGATTGAAGCGGACAAAGAAATCGCCAAATTGCAAAAGAAACAGGTGCAATTGGAACAAACTGTTGGTAAATTGAAACAGGCCATGGAAGCTAGTGATTATGCCACCAAGGTACCAGCTGAAGTACAAACTGCTAATACAGAAAAATTACAACAGTCGGAAAGTGAAATTCAACGTATTACCCAGGCTATGGAAACCCTGAAATTGATGTAA